The Thunnus albacares chromosome 13, fThuAlb1.1, whole genome shotgun sequence genome segment ttaatgaGAAAAACTGCTTTTCTTTCAGTAACTCTAATTTTTAATGCTGATCCATCATTCTATAATCACTTTGTCAGGAGGGGTATGGACATTAAATTGTTGaatatgttctgtttttaatataatatacatcTTGATAATTATGGTAAACATTCGGTAGCTAAAATtctaaaaaattattttaaaatttttctTATTTGTGTGTTCATGAGACTCAATTTATTGTTGTGAAGTTTGggctaaaacaaacaaaaaaagagtatacagccatgctagcagctctgtgtggcTGTACCCAGTCACAGCActgtgctaaatgctaacatcagcatgctaacatgctaaacaggtatatatctacacacacatatatgtatatatatatatatatacgcaTTGTGAATCATGTCATTATTTGAAATATCCAAACTTCTGTAAATATATGGACACCATAGTTTCTGGAGGGCAGAGTAGTGTTGTGGTTCTCACGCCGGCCTCACACAAGGTAAACAGTATATGTTCAATTCtgattttcactgtattttccCTTCAAAAAATCATGAGTAGAAtgttttttcacacacaaaaatgagTAATTGTAAAATTGGTCCTAAGCCTGTTCTGTTCAACTTTGTGATTTATTTggtgtcatttttaaacaggAAACCTCTGCTGGTGCCTGTCTATCTAACAGGACCTGGGAAGTTTAGAGAGCACAGCGAGTATTGTATCCAAACCCCAAACTTGGAGTCCATTTAATTAAGTTTTGTTCTGAGAGTCGATGTTAACAACATTCTCTGTTGATGTTTGCAGAGCTGAAGCTTCTCGGCTTTGAAGGATCAACAAATATATGAGATTTCTGTAACTCCAACACCTGTCAGACATGTTTGTTCTCTTCATGACCAGAATATTTAATAAAGCAGAGTCCTGAGTTAATCGCTGTGTGATAATTTCATATTGGTTGAACAGTACTTACAAATGAGGAATATCAGTGTTTTAGCATTAATTTCTGATAAAGGACATGATGTTAGATGAACATGTAGAGATCCTATGTGGATAATGTAGGTAACTGCAACAGCAGAGGGAGGATAAATAGAGAAGCACAGTATTATTTGTAAGACAGTTACCATACAAGAGGTCTTCCAAAGATCACATGATAACTTCATAAGATGCTTCATGGGCTcaatggagaggaagagaaacatcaaaaataatgtcagacATGTTACAAATACACCAGCAACTTCATGCTCTATCATTTATGACAATTCaccatatttaaatgaaaacatgactGACCTCTTCCAGTGGCGTTTACTGACCCTCCACAATTTCCACAAGTTTGCCAccaaacagaaaatcaccagctcAGAATCTAAACTTCCCTCTTAGAAAAACAGTGAGACAAATAACAAAGGTAACCTGCTGTACTGGGAGGCTAATGAGGCATCTGTGTAGAAAGGTTGTTGCATCGGATGATTTAACAGTGAAAGTAAAGCTGGATGAACACATCTAGTGGCCAGATGAGGTACAGCAGGATCTGAAGAGGAGAACAGAATAAAAGCAGCTGATGTTCACTTCTTCTCTACACAACCAAGTGAAGAAACTGTCAGCACGTCAATGATGCCACATCACAGAGGGACATGTATGTTAAGATGAATCTCCAGAACTGGAAAAGCCAGATCCTCAGAGGAAGGCTTGTAAATATAAAGGGAATCAATATTTCAATGATAAACTAATAACGCATAATGAGGTGCAGTGAGTCTGACCTCTGGAGAACAGAGATCCAATCAGAGGTCCTCGACCATTCTGGTCttacaagtaaaagtaagaAAACCACATATGGATTCTTGGATTCCTTCCTTGGATCCAGTTTGGATCAGTCACTTGACATTACAGGGGAAATGTTAGAGGGGAACAGTTGTACTGAGAAAACAAATTAGTTGTTTTTCCCTCCATGCCCAGCCAACCACACTTGTTATTCCCCAAGTGTGGTTGTTCTGCCTGGTTTATCTTTAAGTATGGAAATGAGGCACCAACAGCCGAGGAGGAGAGACGTCCCAGAACCAGCGGTGGATTTAATGATTTAACTCATGCAGCCTCCAGTTTGccttattttaataatttctctTTGCAGTGGTAAAAGGGAAGTACACAGATCTTTTGACTAATTAACAAAGCAAATATTAATACCACACTGTGAAAATACTCTGCTTAGGTAGAAGTAAATTAGCATTATCAACAAaacttttcattatttttactttgcttttgTTACTAAGCCGTCAGCTCCGTCAAAGTTTCCTTTTAACACCAATCTTTTGTATTTAGAAACATGAAATGAGACGTCTGTGGTTTAAACAAGTAGGCAGGATACAGTTTGGAATGATTTAATGACCATCAAACAGCTAGTTAACGTAACCTCAGTGACTGCACTCAGCACTCCGGGGGCCAAATgcataaagacagaaacatgcAGACGCATTATTCTGGTCAGATTTGTAAACCGTGCGTACATATccttctgttttataaatctcaagTCATGGAGGAACATGGCGCACATGCACAACCCTCATTTCCACACCCATaattagccataaatggatgtAGACGCCCTCAACAGCTGTCATTACGCACGGCAGTTTATACCGTTGATATTATTACTCATCACATGGACCCATAAACCatcagcagtgatatctcagaaacGTCATCAATGATTTGTTAGTAGCTCGTATCTAAAACGACTCTACAAGGTGCATCACAACTAAGgatgaaataaaaggaaaacagcaaaataaaatgttgactccaAGGTAAATGAAAAGAATGATGAAATTagtcacaaaaataattaatgttaCCTTAATAAACgcattttacaaatctctgtataaacacaacaaaaatcacacaaccAGTGCGGCTTGTTATCAactaaaacaatgttttactaaacATTCTCTCATCTTATTTGTAATATCCACCTCATCACATGCACCttgctttagaaaaacatgagTACACCTGGTGAATTTATGTGGGGAAAGTCCTGACCTAAGCTGCACGATTCACAAACCTtccaactctgaactaaactagCGTCAGGTGACTCCTGGGCCCAGTTGTTCATAAATAATCTGATCAGATTTCATCGGATTGGATCAAATCTTGAAAACGGGTTGCTCAAAGGAAAAATAGGATTCTGAAATTGGATCATGAATCCAGTCTTACTTTTGATCTGGATCAAACCTTCAGCATGTGTTGAAAACTTTTTAGTAGGATCAGGATACCTTTGACCTAAAAATAATCTGGATTATTCTGATCCCAGCAGAATTTCaccaattaaaaataaaacttttaattgGTAccatgtatatatacatttatttatattttgtactTGATTTGTTTAACCTTTACAGTGATAAGGTACGTAAAGTGTGGCTACCATTGAGCCTTtcagtgaagtaaaaaaaacaaagtttttgtcCCCATAAATAATCCCCTGAACAGCTGTcaatatcaaacaaaaataatacatttaattttaagttttcagtcatttatcacTGTATATTAATTACAATGACACAATCATCAGACATGAACCAGTAAAAAATTAGTTTCTAACAACTGCATCCCTGATTGCACATCCAGTCAGTCCCTCATTATTTATGAATAACATTTgattgttttgatttatttgttgtggGTCTGACTGttaaaaagaaattgaaaatgGAAGTGGAtgcttgtattgttttattgtgctgttttcttCAAATAAAACACTTGGGGCTACATTGTGATATGTAGTCCCATTTAGAGCACTGCTAATCCCTATTTGGTAATCTTGAAAAGTTTGTATCTGGATCAGGGTGATCCAATCCAATGTTGCTTTGAAAAACCGGCACAAAAGTAAAATGGATTACCTGATCCTGGATAGTAATACATGGGATTTCTAAATCCAAGAATCCAAACTTTTtaatttcagcttctcaaatgtgaaaatctgctgtttttccttgtcttaaCATTGtagttaatttaatattttgggattttggatttttggtcgaacaaaacaagacattcaccttggactctgggaaatagctacagatttgtttttactgttttctcaTGTTATAAAGGCcacataattaataattaattaagaGTTGGTGGTACAAAACAAGAGATCTGGAGACGtcacctcattttttttttttttacaggtttatatttctttttagacatttttgaTAATCAGCAGCAAATAGATCAAccatgaaaataactgttagttgcagcccgaCATGATTACTGAAAATAGACTCTATTCTAGTTCTACTTCTATGTCAACAGGCTTCAGTTCTCGGACAAACATGATGTCGTCATAATCATCAGGGTCCAGTTCGTTGAAGCCGTCTTCCGGCTCCTCTTTGCAGATAATTTGGGACAACTCAGACACTTCGAAGGGCAGCTCGAACACTTTGTTCAGATAATTTtcctttctgctgttttttcctGACATGGCTATGACCTGAGATGCGATGGACCAGGCGAACTCCACCTTCCGATGGTTCTGGGAGCTCAGATCAAAGTTATACTCCAGGATCTCGTACAGAGAAGGAACGTACCGGTTGCAGTTTTGTTCTACATACTGGTGCAGCTCGAAGAGGACTCCCCTCGTCAGCACTTGCAaatcaagttttgtttttgtttcagattTGTATCTGACGTCGAGGTCCAGTCCTATTTCTTTGCAGATGTGATAGCCGTCGATACTTTTCACTTGTTGTGTGTTTCCTTTGAAAGCTTCTCTGCCCACATTTAATGCTCCTGTATCCAGACTGTTGTCAGTTTGCAGCTCTGCACTGTAGACAGCGGCGTTTAGCCACTGATTTATCCGGGCcgatgtgttttgctttttcattaaGCTTTTCTGCGTCGCGTACCATCTCTGGATCACCTGTGCGGCCTCAGTTGAACCACTTTGCAGATCAAGATCAAAATTGTGCTCAAGCACATCGTTCACCATTTTGCGCACTGTTCCACAAAGTTCTCTGATAAGGCTGAATATTTCCAGGACAGCACCAATGGACAGGACAGTCAAATCCAGCTTGGTGCTTGCTGGACGTTCTTCCATCGACCAAAGGTCAAGACCTAACTTTTTACAGAACGGATGTGGTTCCACATCTGTCTGCTGGCTTGTATCCAAGGCTGATGAATCCCAATTTGTCTGCGGCTCCGTCTTAACTTCCTGTTCAGCTTGAAAATCACTTGTCACATCAACCATGTTGTAAACTTCAGGGAACTGAAAAGCACTGGTGAGAAACTCCATGTTCCTCCTCGAAGGGTGGTTCTGAAGAATCTTTTCCTTTGTCATGATGTAATACAGAAAATTGCGCTCGTGCAGTTCATCTTGGAAGACAAGGCTGAAGTTCTtgttcaaaatgtcaaacaggaaACTGCGCATACTCTTTGTCATCGCAGATGCAAATCTATAAACTTCCCACAACACACAGTTGGTGAGCAGTTGTAGATCCAAGTTCTGTTTATTGCCAGAGCCGACATTAAAGTCTAAACCTATCTCTCTGCAGCTGGCAAAGATGTCGTTCACCCTGCTTGACTTCAGGATTTCTTTAGAGCGAGTCGCTCGCCTCAGCCACACCttctgttttgatgtttttacattcatgtcCTGGTTTTTGTCTTCAGAAAACAGATCTGAGATTGATTTTTGAGTCGGACAGCGCTTAAACAACCGAGTGTTGTGGCCGTTAGTCCGACGCTGCACTGGGGAAATGaaaacctcctcctcttccttctttaCATCCAGTGTCACTGCCAACTTTGTTTCTGGTCTGGCCTGCGTACCCGACTGTATTTCTGTCTCAAAATCAACTGGACACATGTATGACAGGTCATTTTCCTGACAAATTTCTTTCACATCGCTGTTTGTGTGCCTCAGCGTTACCCTTCTCTTAGTGGACAGTGTTAGTCTTTGCAGTTCTTCATAATCTGTGTCACggtcttttctctttttgtaaCGCCTCCGTTCACTGGTCTGGAGTTGAAAAGGCTCCTTTCGGAAACTGTCCCTGCTCTCACCTGTTAGGCAGGCGTACTTTCTCTCCAACAGCTTGGCAAGTTGCAGGCGGAACTGTAATTTATCCAACTCATGACCAAAGTTTTGCTTGACCAAGTCGTTAACCATCTGAGTTTGGCCTCCACAAAGCACTTTGGAGAAGTCCAGCAGTTCTATCATCACTCCGTTGGTAATCAGACTTGGATGGAGTTTCTGTTTGGGTGTGTTGTTCGGTCGAACAGCCAGAGACACACCAAGTTCTTTACAGAAAGGGTAAGCATTATCTTTAATTCTCACTCCGCCTGGCTTTTTTATAAGAAACGTACTCCTTGTGGCTCCGTTACTCTGGTTTTCTGAAGTCTGGCTTTTCTTGCTGCCATCAGTGAGAACTGAACTATCCAAGATTTTGTTCCTTTTAGGGTAGTATcgtcctgacagctctgactCTTTGGACCCCATCACAGTATGCAGCTCTGGTAGTGTAAATGCTTCTTTCCATCTATTAGGTCTCAACTTGATGTGttcctttaatatttttacCTTATTGTGAATACGCGTTGCATAATCATAGCACTGCATGTCATTGTCCATGTCCATGCCGAGATCAAAGTTGAACTCCAGCATTTCAAACATGAAATACTTCCAAGATTTGGTCACCGTTTTGGCAAAGCTACAAAGCTCCAGCATCACACCGTTTGTCAGCAGGCTCAGATCTaacttttccttcctttctaaCGCCGCGTTGAACTCCAAACCAATTTCAACCGACTCTGGGAAGGGAACTGCTCCTTTCTGATACCTAATCCCATGGTGGATGCGGCGCTGCCAGATGTAGTCGTCATCAATGCTGTCCATATTGACATCAAAACCCCCAAAATGTCAGAAGTTCAGTATAATATCAATATCTCAGGATCCAAAAACACTCCAAGTTGTAGACATCCTCTTCTGTTGCTGTGTTACTGTGACATCTTCTTCGTCTGTGAGTGAAGACAGAACATGGAGTTAAGAGTTGGTAACATGTTTGTACAATTTGAAATCCAAAAAGCTTGAAATACTTAAGCTGTGGGAGACCCGGCTAGATCTCTGATGCTTGCTTTCCCACAGGATTCTCCATTCATGGTTCACATAAAATTACACCTAAATCTCACACCTGTcaacagagctgcaactaatgattattgttgcattttcattgatctactgattattttctcaattaattaaatcgtttggtctatgaaatgtcgAAGTTAACACAACTGTCTTTGTCAAACCTTCTGAGAAAATTGGTTTGCAAATAAAAAGCTATTTTTACCTGATAAAAACCTGCTGATTACAGGTTGCACTGTTGTTAATTACAAGTCATGTTATCACACACTTCAACCTAAACCTGTGCTTCAACTTAAATCATACAAAGAGATTGTGACATGCGACATTGTTTCTTGTATATTCTCACATCCTTGAGGTTTGAAGATGTTGTTCTTGGTTGAACTGATCTGATTAATCTCATGATGCTTCTATAAAGAGAACATTTATAAATCTAAATTTAACAGGAGATGCCTTATTATCAGAATTTTCATCAgctatgtaaaaaaatatattgaagaTACAATGTTTTTGTATACTTTTATACTCTTCTCCGTTATTTCCTGTAAAAAGTTTCTATtcataatttaattcatttttgctgcaatgtccaaaacccaaagatattcagtttactgtcataggggactaaaagaaaaaaaaccagcaacacagaaaatattaacatttgagaagctgaaactctttctttttctggaCCTGCTGTATGCCAATGTTAAGGAGGCACACAGCTCTGGTGTAGCCAGTTATCTTTCTGGAACGTGCAAATGAGCTGAACCCGTTTTTCAACAGGTTTAACCACCAAACCCCCATGAGCTCAGCAGGGCAGCCTGGGTCCCCCCTCACCAGCGCCGGTGCCCCCCACCCATCCCCAGGAGGCAGCAGCTTGTCTTTTAACTACTGAATCCTACATGGACTCTGGCACtcttattcatttatatttttattctttattcttattatctTGGTTTGCCTCTGGACTCTTACCTGAACCTCTCCTGTGTTTCATTCTCATTGCTGTTGCTGCTACGACACCTGAATTTCCCTCCAGGGTTTAATAA includes the following:
- the LOC122995365 gene encoding uncharacterized protein LOC122995365; this translates as MDSIDDDYIWQRRIHHGIRYQKGAVPFPESVEIGLEFNAALERKEKLDLSLLTNGVMLELCSFAKTVTKSWKYFMFEMLEFNFDLGMDMDNDMQCYDYATRIHNKVKILKEHIKLRPNRWKEAFTLPELHTVMGSKESELSGRYYPKRNKILDSSVLTDGSKKSQTSENQSNGATRSTFLIKKPGGVRIKDNAYPFCKELGVSLAVRPNNTPKQKLHPSLITNGVMIELLDFSKVLCGGQTQMVNDLVKQNFGHELDKLQFRLQLAKLLERKYACLTGESRDSFRKEPFQLQTSERRRYKKRKDRDTDYEELQRLTLSTKRRVTLRHTNSDVKEICQENDLSYMCPVDFETEIQSGTQARPETKLAVTLDVKKEEEEVFISPVQRRTNGHNTRLFKRCPTQKSISDLFSEDKNQDMNVKTSKQKVWLRRATRSKEILKSSRVNDIFASCREIGLDFNVGSGNKQNLDLQLLTNCVLWEVYRFASAMTKSMRSFLFDILNKNFSLVFQDELHERNFLYYIMTKEKILQNHPSRRNMEFLTSAFQFPEVYNMVDVTSDFQAEQEVKTEPQTNWDSSALDTSQQTDVEPHPFCKKLGLDLWSMEERPASTKLDLTVLSIGAVLEIFSLIRELCGTVRKMVNDVLEHNFDLDLQSGSTEAAQVIQRWYATQKSLMKKQNTSARINQWLNAAVYSAELQTDNSLDTGALNVGREAFKGNTQQVKSIDGYHICKEIGLDLDVRYKSETKTKLDLQVLTRGVLFELHQYVEQNCNRYVPSLYEILEYNFDLSSQNHRKVEFAWSIASQVIAMSGKNSRKENYLNKVFELPFEVSELSQIICKEEPEDGFNELDPDDYDDIMFVRELKPVDIEVELE